TCTTGGAGAACGTCATCAGGAAGGCGCGCTTCTGGGAAGCGCTTGCCGGCGAAAAGCTGAACCACCGCCAGCAGGCGATGCTCAATCGCTTGCTCGATGGCTTCGAAGGAAAGCTCACCTCCTCCAAATGGGCGGTCATCATGAAGACTTCACAGGATACTGCCTCACGCGACATCAATGATCTGGTTGCGCGCGACATCCTGCGGAAGGACGAAGCTGGCGGACGCAGTACAAGTTATTCGCTAGTCGAAATCGCCGCATGACCCGTTCGAGCGAAATTAAGCAGAAGAGGTAGCGATACAGGGATTTCTATAGATCATGACTTGCGTGATGTGTGATTTATAGAAGTATGGCTATCGATCACGGATCTGGTCGCGGCCGCCTTGCGGTGATGCCGACAGCCTGTCATCCGACCGTCGAGAGATAGGCCGACGGCGCGCATTGCGCAGCCTCGCTCTCCATCCGGCCTACCCGATAGAGCGTCAAGTCTATATTCTTAAACCGCAATCGGCTACGCAACTTCGATGGATAGGAAAGCGCCCGACATCGACAGGCCCTTGCTCATCCTTGATCTGGATGAAACACTGATCCATGCACGGGAGGAAGAGCTGAATCGGACGGCGGACTTCCAAATCTTCGGCTACCATGTCTATCGACGGCCATATCTCGCCGATTTCCTCAGAAGGGTTCGGGCGGATTTCGACCTCGCTGTCTGGTCGTCCGCCTCTGACGACTATGTCGCCGCCGTCGTCGGCCATATTTTCAGCGCCGACTGTCCTCTGCGTTTCGTATGGGGACGGAGCCGTGCGACGTTGATGCGGCTCGTCCGCGATGAATATGGCTACACCTATGATCCCTGGGACCACCGCCGTTATCTGAAACCACTCAAGAAGGTAAAGCGGATGGGATGGCGTCTGGAGCGGATGCTGATCGTCGACGATACACCAGAGAAATGCGTCAGGAACTATGGGAATGCGATCTATCCGCTTCCCTTCGAGGGCGACGAGGCCGATGCTGAACTCTTGTCGTTAGCGGCCTATCTCTCGTCTCTCAAAGACGAACCAGACATGCGTCGGATTGAAAAGCGGCGCTGGCGCGAGTTGATGGCCGCCTCTGAGGATTAAGAAAGCTGGGTTGGTGCCCAGCCAGTTAGATCTTGCGGATCGGACCCGGATATTGACCGACAAGGCTGTCCGCAGTGAGCAAGACGATCCCTTCGACCATCGACTGAGCGATCAGCAGCCGGTCAAAGGGATCCTTGTGAATGGGCGGCAGCCCGTCGATCGCGACAGCATGTTCGCTAGCCACAGACAGTTCGCCATAGCCATTGTCC
This region of Sphingobium sp. EM0848 genomic DNA includes:
- a CDS encoding NIF family HAD-type phosphatase, producing the protein MDRKAPDIDRPLLILDLDETLIHAREEELNRTADFQIFGYHVYRRPYLADFLRRVRADFDLAVWSSASDDYVAAVVGHIFSADCPLRFVWGRSRATLMRLVRDEYGYTYDPWDHRRYLKPLKKVKRMGWRLERMLIVDDTPEKCVRNYGNAIYPLPFEGDEADAELLSLAAYLSSLKDEPDMRRIEKRRWRELMAASED